From a single Pseudophryne corroboree isolate aPseCor3 chromosome 6, aPseCor3.hap2, whole genome shotgun sequence genomic region:
- the LOC134933259 gene encoding heterogeneous nuclear ribonucleoprotein A0-like, protein METAQLCKLFIGGLNVQTTEAGLRGHFEAFGQLTDCVVVINPQTKRSRCFGFVTYSQAEEADAAMAASPHVVDGSNVELKRAVSREDSAMPGAHAKVKKLFIGGLKGDIEEGDLLEHFSQFGPVEKAEIIADKMSGKKRGFGFVYFTNHDAADKAAVVKYHPIHGHRVEVKKAVPKEDIQGGSARPFRGGRGRGGSGGGGGSLNGFSGGGRGGGGGGGDSFGGYEGYGGPSYSSYGGYSDQGSYGNGYNSFGSYNQQHQSSYGPMKGAGNSSWGGRSSSNNAGPYRGGYGGYSGGGSYSGGTF, encoded by the coding sequence ATGGAAACCGCTCAGCTCTGCAAGCTCTTCATCGGGGGGCTGAACGTGCAGACCACCGAGGCCGGGCTGCGGGGACACTTCGAGGCGTTCGGCCAGCTGACCGACTGCGTGGTGGTGATCAACCCGCAAACCAAGCGCTCCCGCTGCTTCGGCTTCGTGACGTACAGCCAAGCCGAGGAGGCGGACGCCGCCATGGCCGCCTCGCCACACGTGGTGGACGGCAGCAACGTGGAGCTGAAGCGCGCCGTGTCCCGGGAGGACTCGGCCATGCCCGGCGCCCATGCCAAGGTGAAGAAGCTGTTCATCGGCGGCCTGAAGGGCGACATCGAGGAGGGCGACCTGCTGGAACACTTCTCGCAGTTCGGCCCCGTGGAGAAGGCCGAGATCATCGCCGACAAGATGTCCGGCAAGAAGCGCGGCTTCGGCTTCGTCTACTTCACCAACCACGACGCCGCGGACAAGGCGGCCGTGGTCAAGTACCACCCCATCCACGGGCACCGGGTGGAGGTGAAGAAGGCCGTCCCCAAGGAGGATATCCAGGGCGGCTCCGCCAGGCCGTTCCGCGGAGGGCGCGGCCGGGGTGGCAGCGGTGGTGGTGGTGGCTCCCTGAACGGCTTCTCCGGGGGAGGCCGCGGcgggggaggaggtggaggagacagcTTCGGGGGCTACGAGGGCTACGGCGGCCCCAGCTACAGCTCGTACGGCGGCTACAGCGACCAGGGCTCCTACGGCAACGGCTACAACAGCTTCGGCAGCTACAACCAGCAGCACCAGTCCTCGTACGGGCCCATGAAGGGCGCCGGCAACAGCAGCTGGGGCggccgcagcagcagcaacaacgcgGGGCCCTACCGGGGCGGCTACGGAGGTTACAGCGGGGGCGGCTCGTACAGCGGGGGCACCTTCTAG